The Buchnera aphidicola (Brachycaudus cardui) genomic sequence ACGGTTTAGTTGCTCAAATTCCAGCTTTAGTGATTTCTACTGCAGCAGGTGTTATTGTTACACGAGTTAGTACTAATCAAAATGTTGGAGAACAAATGGTTAGTCAGCTTTTTTATAACCCTCAAGTAATTTTATTAAGTGCTATAGTATTAGGGGTTCTTGGCTTAGTTCCAGGTATGCCAAATATTATATTCTTAATTTTTACTATTTTATTATTTATTCTTTCTTGGTGGTTATATGAAAAAAAACATGTTTTAGAAAATAATTTTACAAATTCTGACAAGAAATATAAATTAATACAGGATTCTATTTCAGAAGCGTCTTGGAATGATGTTACATTAGAAGATCCAATTAGAATAGAAATAGGTTATAATTTAACACCAATGATTGATGCGAACAAAAAAGATAATTTATTAGATAGAATTCGTCTAGTGCGTAAAAAAATTACTCAGGAAATTGGATTTTTGCCTCCATTAGTTCATATAAAAAACAATATTAATTTATCAGAAAACAATTATCGTGTTTTAATTAAAGGTGTTGAAGTAGGTCAAGGAACTTGTTTTTATGGTCTTTTTATGGCTATTCATTCAGGTAGAGAAACAGAACCTTTACCTTTTGATCAGGTATATGAACCTACTTTTGGTTTATCAGGTTATTGGATTAATAAAGAATTTAAAAATGAAGCTCAAAAGAAAGGTTATTCTGTTATAGATCCTAGTACTGTTATTTCTACACATTTAAATTTTTTAATTTCTAATAATATTAATGAATTATTTGGTCGTCAAGAAGCTCAAAAATTACTAGAATATGTTGCTATAGACATGCCAAAATTAACTGAGGATTTAATTCCAAATATAATCAATTTAACAGTTTTACATAAAGTTCTTAAAAATTTATTATTAGAACATGTGCCAATACGTGATATGAGAACAATTTTAGAAACATTATCAGAATATGCAGATGTGCAAAAAGATCCGAATGAATTAACGAGTATTGTTCGTATTGCTCTAAGTAAGATTATTATACAAAAATTATTTTATAAAAAAAATATTATTGAAGTAATAGGACTAGAATCTAGTTTAGAAACATTGTTATTGAATGGTATAAAAGGAGATACTAATAGTATAGAACCAATCTTATGTGAAACTTTATTAAAAAAGACAAAAGAAGCTATTAAAAAACAATTATCAATAGAAGCGCCTCTTGTATTATTAGTTAGTCATCCCCTTCGATTCTTTTTATCTAAATTTTTACGTCAGAGTTTTCCAGAATTAACTGTTTTATCTCAGTTTGAGATTACAGATGTAAAAAAAATCAAAATCAGTAGTATTATTGGAAATTAATATATTTATTTTATTCAATACAGGTTGGTGTGGTTGTAAGTGGTACATTTTTCAGTACTACGTTATTTCCTCACCTTGCTGATTTTTTATATTAAAAAATAAATAGTATAAATATTTTTTTACATTTTTGTAACTATTTGAATTCCTAACATATTAAGTCCTTTTTTTAATGTTTTTGCTGTTATAAGAGATAATTTAAGTCTACTTTTACATATTTTTATTTTTTTAGCAAAAAGTATAGAACAACTTTCATAAAAAATAGAAAAATATGTTGCAAGTTGATACAGATATTTACACATAATATGTGGTGTTCCTTTTTTAGCAATTAATAGAACAATTTCTTCAAATTCTAATATTTTTATAGCTAAATTAATTTCGCTTTCTTTTTTTAAAATAACTTTTTCTTTTAATTTTATTATAGGAATACTAGA encodes the following:
- the flhA gene encoding flagellar biosynthesis protein FlhA — its product is MINSSYFFRIVKNFKAIQWQILAGPILILMILSMMVLPLAPFVLDVFFTFNIALSIVILLVSMFTRHTLEFTAFPTVLLFSTLLRLALNVASTRVIFLNGHTGTNSAGRVIESFGHFLVGGNFAIGIVVFIILVIINFIVITKGASRIAEVGARFILDAMPGKQMAIDADLNAGLIGEEKAKKRRIKITQEADFYGSMDGASKFVRGDAIAGILIMILNIFGGLIIGLIQHHMALNKAAEVYTLLTIGDGLVAQIPALVISTAAGVIVTRVSTNQNVGEQMVSQLFYNPQVILLSAIVLGVLGLVPGMPNIIFLIFTILLFILSWWLYEKKHVLENNFTNSDKKYKLIQDSISEASWNDVTLEDPIRIEIGYNLTPMIDANKKDNLLDRIRLVRKKITQEIGFLPPLVHIKNNINLSENNYRVLIKGVEVGQGTCFYGLFMAIHSGRETEPLPFDQVYEPTFGLSGYWINKEFKNEAQKKGYSVIDPSTVISTHLNFLISNNINELFGRQEAQKLLEYVAIDMPKLTEDLIPNIINLTVLHKVLKNLLLEHVPIRDMRTILETLSEYADVQKDPNELTSIVRIALSKIIIQKLFYKKNIIEVIGLESSLETLLLNGIKGDTNSIEPILCETLLKKTKEAIKKQLSIEAPLVLLVSHPLRFFLSKFLRQSFPELTVLSQFEITDVKKIKISSIIGN